Proteins encoded within one genomic window of Cucumis sativus cultivar 9930 chromosome 3, Cucumber_9930_V3, whole genome shotgun sequence:
- the LOC101203935 gene encoding plasmodesmata-located protein 2, producing the protein MEMKMGISSFNPFCTLLLSLAFFSIFTLIPPAQSGSDYTSLVYKGCAKQALSDPTGVYTQALSALFGSLVSQSTKARFYKTSSGSGQSTINGLFQCRGDLSNGDCYNCVSKIPQIVQSLCGKTIAARVQLYGCYLLYEVSGFAQISGFEMLYKTCGSTNVAGSGFEERRDTALSVLENGVVSGHGFYTTNYQSVYVLGQCEGDLGDSDCGECVKNAVQRAQVECGSSISGQLYLHRCFISYSYYPNGVPTRSSSPSSSSSSSSGGNIGKTVAIILGSTAGVAFVVICLLFARGLMKKHDDY; encoded by the exons atggaaatgaaaatggggatttcttctttcaaccCTTTTTgtactcttcttctttctttggccttcttctccattttcacACTAATCCCACCTGCACAATCTGGTTCTGATTACACTTCCTTGGTCTATAAGGGCTGTGCTAAGCAAGCTCTTTCAGATCCAACTGGGGTTTACACCCAAGCACTTTCAGCCCTTTTTGGCTCTTTAGTTTCACAATCCACCAAAGCCAGATTCTACAAAACCAGCTCTGGAAGTGGTCAATCCACCATTAATGGTCTTTTCCAATGTAGAGGGGACCTTAGCAATGGCGATTGTTACAATTGTGTGAGTAAAATCCCTCAAATCGTTCAGTCCTTGTGTGGGAAAACCATAGCTGCAAGAGTTCAACTCTATGGCTGCTATTTGTTGTATGAGGTTTCTGGGTTTGCTCAAATTTCAGGGTTTGAAATGCTGTATAAAACTTGTGGCTCTACGAATGTTGCTGGAAGTGGGTTTGAAGAGCGTCGAGATACTGCTCTGTCTGTTTTGGAGAATGGTGTTGTGAGTGGCCATGGATTTTACACCACAAATTACCAATCTGTTTATGTTTTGGGGCAATGTGAAGGGGATTTGGGGGATTCAGATTGCGGCGAATGTGTTAAAAATGCTGTTCAAAGAGCTCAAGTTGAATGTGGAAGCTCAATTTCAGGCCAACTTTATCTCCACAGATGCTTTATAAGTTACAGTTATTACCCAAATGGGGTGCCCACAAGATCATCATCaccatcatcttcatcttcctcctcATCAG GAGGAAATATAGGGAAAACAGTGGCTATAATTCTTGGATCAACAGCAGGAGTGGCATTTGTTGTCATTTGTTTGCTTTTTGCAAGAGGGTTAATGAAAAAACATGATG ATTATTGA
- the LOC101204182 gene encoding oxidation resistance protein 1, whose protein sequence is MFALKDKVTDTLSRLFADSPDSPSHSSTPLHGDPSPGSRSFSKEGNALSSYFSYILPFSGFEGPKSTQPQKNYKLHQPRPVPYDIVNFDSLEPLECSLVCENKGIRDNEEDFDDSFSGRSTSSSEVFEEATCQSSPEKIVTNLTVDSVLISTDTYDFLLQRLPNIVKGRQWILLYSTLRHGISLRTLIRKSGELSGPCLLVVGDQQGAVFGGLLECPLKPTAKRKYQGTNQTFVFTTMYGEPQLFRPTGANRYFYMCMDDLLALGGGSNFALRLEEDLLNGTSGPCETFGNSCLAHTQEFELKNVELWGFAHVSQYVS, encoded by the exons ATGTTCGCCCTCAAAGACAAAGTTACCGACACCCTTTCCCGTCTTTTCGCCGATTCGCCTGATTCACCTTCTCATTCCTCAACTCCACTCCACGGTGACCCTTCTCCG GGCAGCAGGTCATTCTCTAAAGAAGGAAATGCTTTGTCTTCCTACTTTTCCTATATTCTCCCGTTCTCGGGTTTTGAAGGACCCAAATCAACCCAACCTCAGAAAAATTACAAGTTACATCAGCCTCGCCCCGTGCCATATGATATTGTCAATTTTGATTCTCTAGAACCATTAGAGTGCAGTTTAGTGTGTGAGAACAAAGGCATCCGAGACAATGAGGAAGATTTTGATGACTCTTTCTCTGGAAGGAGTACCAGTAGTTCTGAAGTATTTGAAGAAGCAACTTGCCAAAGTAGTCCAGAAAAGATTGTGACAAATCTCACGGTTGATTCTGTTCTGATTTCCACTGACACCTATGATTTCCTGCTACAACGTCTTCCTAATATCGTGAAAGGGCGACAATGGATCTTGTTATATAG TACATTGAGACATGGCATATCTCTTCGAACACTCATTCGCAAAAGTGGTGAACTTTCTGGTCCTTGTTTGCTG GTTGTTGGTGATCAGCAGGGTGCTGTGTTTGGTGGTCTTCTAGAATGCCCACTGAAGCCTACTGCAAAGAGAAAATACCAA GGAACAAATCAAACTTTTGTCTTTACCACCATGTATGGTGAACCACAGCTCTTCAGACCAACCG GAGCAAACCGCTATTTCTACATGTGTATGGATGATTTACTAGCACTTGGTGGTGGCAGTAACTTTGCATTACGGCTCGAAGAAGATCT ATTGAATGGAACCAGTGGACCATGTGAGACGTTTGGTAACTCATGCTTGGCACATACCCAGGAGTTTgagttgaagaatgttgag CTCTGGGGTTTTGCTCATGTTTCGCAATACGTTTCTTGA